From the genome of Chanos chanos chromosome 5, fChaCha1.1, whole genome shotgun sequence, one region includes:
- the LOC115812382 gene encoding dual specificity phosphatase DUPD1-like, translating into MEWKKEYETPPASELLHLLLKDRRPTGHFNKVWPNIYIGDAHTAKNKAALLSLGVSHVVNTADGPSHVETGASFYSDTNIQYHGTEATDSKDFDLSPFFHEVANFIHEGLSHQSGKVFVHCARGISRSATLVLAYLMIWEKLTLVEAIEAIRKHRNILPNAGFLQQLCHLDARLASERRGS; encoded by the exons ATGGAATGGAAGAAGGAATATGAAACTCCGCCTGCCTCTGAACTGCTTCACCTCCTCCTGAAGGACAGACGTCCAACTGGTCATTTTAATAAAGTCTggccaaacatttacattggGGATGC ACACACGGCGAAGAATAAAGCTGCATTGCTGAGTTTGGGAGTTAGCCACGTGGTAAACACAGCTGACGGGCCGAGCCACGTTGAGACTGGCGCAAGTTTCTACTCAGACACTAACATACAGTACCACGGCACAGAGGCCACAGACAGCAAAGACTTCGACCTCAGTCCGTTCTTCCATGAGGTGGCGAATTTTATCCACGAAGGACTCTCCCACCAAT ctggaAAAGTGTTTGTTCATTGTGCCAGGGGGATCAGCCGATCTGCCACCTTGGTGCTGGCCTACCTCATGATCTGGGAGAAGCTCACTCTTGTTGAGGCCATAGAAGCCATACGGAAACATCGGAACATTCTGCCCAATGCTGGCTTCCTTCAACAGCTCTGTCATCTGGATGCACGCCTGGCatcagagaggagaggcagCTGA
- the LOC115812381 gene encoding dual specificity phosphatase DUPD1-like, with protein sequence MTSHSSKSGRGVGVHTAVMSNRVEEVYETPGCYELEKHLTHGSVAYTHVNEVWPSVYIGDEETARDRYSLKKMGVTHVLNAAEGERNSVDTGAEYYSGMDIEYYGIVAEDIPTFNLSQFFFPAAEFIDSVLSNTDNKLLVHCVMGRSRSATIFLAYLMICKNMTVLDAIDHVKRRRRIIPNWGFLKQLRELDMYLLEQRTGASGSKSENTNEEHSTEADKA encoded by the exons ATGACTTCTCACAGCTCAAAGTCTGGCAGAGGGGTAGGTGTGCACACGGCTGTGATGTCAAACCGAGTGGAGGAAGTCTATGAAACCCCAGGATGCTATGAACTGGAGAAGCACCTCACCCACGGCAGTGtggcatacacacacgtcaACGAGGTCTGGCCAAGCGTGTATATAGGAGACGA GGAGACAGCAAGGGATCGGTACAGTTTGAAGAAGATGGGCGTGACACACGTCCTCAACGCAGCAGAAGGCGAGCGAAACAGCGTGGACACGGGAGCAGAATATTACAGTGGCATGGACATAGAATATTATGGGATTGTTGCCGAAGACATTCCTACTTTCAACCTTAGCCAGTTCTTCTTTCCTGCAGCAGAGTTCATTGACAGTGTCCTGAGCAATACAGACA ATAAGCTGCTAGTGCACTGTGTCATGGGCAGAAGTCGCTCAGCCACCATCTTCCTGGCTTATCTTATGATCTGCAAGAACATGACAGTCCTCGATGCCATCGATCATGTCAAACGACGCAGACGCATTATTCCGAACTGGGGCTTCCTAAAACAGCTCCGTGAGCTGGACATGTACCTTCTGGAGCAAAGGACAGGTGCGTCCGGGTCTAAATCTGAGAACACAAATGAAGAGCACAGCACAGAAGCTGACAAAGCGTAA